The Ralstonia pseudosolanacearum genome includes the window ATGGTGAGGTGGTGCTGCAACGGCACGAGGGTACGCCACAGGGCGGTCCGCTGTCGCCGTTGATGGCTAACGTGCTGCTCGACGAGGTGGACAAGGAGTTGGAACGCCGAGGCCATTGCTTCGTGCGCTATGCCGACGATGCGAACGTGTACGTTCGCAGTCGACGGGCGGGCGAGCGGGTGATGGCGCTGTTGCGGCGGCTCTACGGCAAGTTGCGTCTGAAGGTCAACGAGGCAAAGAGCGCGGTGGCGAGCGCGTTTGGTCGCAAGTTCCTCGGCTACAGCTTCTGGGTGGCTGCAGGGAGAGTGGTCAAGCGCAAAGTGGCAGTTAAGCCGCTGCTGACGTTCAAACAACGTATCCGCGAACTGACCCGCCGCTCAGGCGGGCGGAGTCTGCAGGAAGTGGTGGAACGGCTGCGGCCCTATGTTCAGGGCTGGAAGGCTTACTTCCGGTTGGCGCAGACCCCCAAGGTCTGGCGAAAGCTGGACGAGTGGCTGCGTCATCGGTTGCGAGCGATCCAGCTCAAGCACTGGCGACGCGGTTCGACAATCTACCGGGAACTGCGGGGCTTGGGCGCGACGCCACAGGAGGCGCGACAGGTGGCGGCGAACAGCCGACGCTGGTGGCGCAACAGTAGTGGGGCGCTGAAGTGGATACTGGATATTGCCTACTTCGACCGGCTGGGCCTACCCCGCCTCGCCTAACCT containing:
- the ltrA gene encoding group II intron reverse transcriptase/maturase — translated: MSMQQALRQKPAQAGREGVADGEAGREPVCDEACGPRHESESTGSALLAAALTRENLKRAFKRVRANKGAAGVDGLDIDQTARHLATAWPGIREQLLKGTYRPSPVRRVMIPKPDGGGERELGIPTVTDRLIQQALLQVLQPILDPTFSEHSYGFRPGRRAQDAVLAAQSCIQSGRRVVVDVDLEKFLNRVNHDILIGRLQKRIGDAGVTRLIRAYLNSGLMDGEVVLQRHEGTPQGGPLSPLMANVLLDEVDKELERRGHCFVRYADDANVYVRSRRAGERVMALLRRLYGKLRLKVNEAKSAVASAFGRKFLGYSFWVAAGRVVKRKVAVKPLLTFKQRIRELTRRSGGRSLQEVVERLRPYVQGWKAYFRLAQTPKVWRKLDEWLRHRLRAIQLKHWRRGSTIYRELRGLGATPQEARQVAANSRRWWRNSSGALKWILDIAYFDRLGLPRLA